In Spinacia oleracea cultivar Varoflay chromosome 5, BTI_SOV_V1, whole genome shotgun sequence, a single window of DNA contains:
- the LOC110803244 gene encoding chaperone protein dnaJ 49 — translation MDGNKDEALKCIGIAKEAIASGRKERALKFIRIAQRLNSTLSVDDLIAACEKMDSSASGPSENGSHVDRSQSGVSSGAKSAEGSNVERNYTEEHVKLIKQVNKNKDYYAVLGVEKTCSVEEIRKAYRKLSLKVHPDKNQAPGAEEAFKKVCKAFKCLSEEDSRKQYDHTGLVDDFEYNQQHNNVRRRRRRTNNDFFDDEFDPDEIFRAFFGQTNMFHTSHVYRTRGMGTQQRTEGNGGGPNLMVFLQLVPFLLILLLAYLPFSEPEYSLQRNYSYQFPRVTEKFGVEFYVKSQEFDRSYPLGSAARENIEENVIQDYKNLLGRYCHIELQRRQWSRNLPTPHCDKLQNFGVA, via the coding sequence ATGGATGGTAACAAGGATGAGGCTTTAAAGTGTATTGGTATCGCTAAGGAAGCGATTGCATCTGGTAGAAAAGAGCGTGCTCTTAAATTTATTAGAATTGCGCAACGGCTTAATAGCACGTTGTCTGTTGATGATCTGATTGCCGCTTGTGAGAAGATGGATTCATCGGCGTCGGGCCCTTCAGAGAATGGGAGTCATGTTGATAGGAGCCAGAGTGGGGTTTCATCGGGAGCAAAATCTGCTGAGGGTTCCAATGTGGAGAGAAATTATACTGAAGAACATGTGAAATTGATCAAGCAGGTTAACAAGAACAAGGATTATTACGCAGTGCTTGGGGTAGAAAAGACGTGTTCAGTGGAGGAGATTAGAAAGGCTTATAGGAAACTGTCTTTGAAGGTTCACCCTGATAAGAATCAAGCTCCGGGTGCGGAAGAGGCATTTAAGAAAGTGTGCAAGGCTTTTAAGTGCTTAAGTGAGGAGGATTCAAGGAAGCAGTATGATCACACTGGGTTGGTTGATGATTTTGAGTATAATCAACAACATAATAATGTTAGGAGGCGGAGGAGGAGGACTAATAATGACTTTTTTGATGATGAGTTTGACCCTGATGAAATATTTAGGGCCTTTTTTGGTCAGACAAACATGTTCCATACGTCTCATGTTTATAGGACTAGGGGAATGGGAACTCAGCAAAGGACAGAGGGTAATGGTGGAGGGCCTAATCTCATGGTGTTCCTACAATTAGTGCCGTTCTTGTTGATCTTGTTGCTTGCATATTTGCCATTCTCAGAGCCCGAATACTCTCTGCAAAGAAACTATTCTTATCAATTTCCTCGAGTGACTGAGAAATTTGGGGTTGAGTTCTATGTCAAGTCACAAGAATTTGATCGCAGTTATCCTTTAGGAAGTGCTGCTCGAGAAAATATCGAGGAAAATGTTATTCAGGATTACAAAAACTTGCTTGGACGCTACTGCCATATTGAACTTCAACGCCGTCAGTGGAGTCGTAATCTGCCAACTCCACATTGTGATAAGCTCCAAAATTTTGGAGTGGCATAA